A window of the Aspergillus flavus chromosome 6, complete sequence genome harbors these coding sequences:
- a CDS encoding heterokaryon incompatibility protein Het-C-domain-containing protein: protein MSDTVQKLCLLLSLILAFSAQAHAFGAGNIASISRIEGQNWRHGDIEDALLTLFLARVAGGRKFNKLDVQRVYFGNWLRDYSLAVDVGTLKYVGAEAIRILIWVLGFLSFGQATEFPHYASGDRLGCYEPTEHIDNPLGYAEGRMLGIMIIDSGVQYVGPLSTLLYYVTCGIMTTEGVGIATSAGLARRVFCRSIQLGRQYAKSWNDEDLHEAFRLLGTGLHCLEDYAAHSNYTELSLIEMGESEISPHVGRNTIVELHGAQNDVYPVVTGTFGGVDFFHSVLGELSDKVTQSEVQSLEGVITDSQSGSPSESFVQDLLSMIPAGLVDDSEAQANKMEEFKTQSENAKQYSQDVSLRELEEWTCYLEGLHQKIYPVLEWHDEIIKSINSAIEKIPVLPELVEQIQDHITVFVFSVLAPYVLPIIKQVKVELQTGSSEVIQSSREQQHIVFENDESSNPTHSMLSKDHFSNVLNEPAGRVASEVIKWTVPQLMECWDNEDIDITRTLDRIIVGVFHHPALREYGEDGAADVRQIMFHTVEEWWHGKTEEEQEHLREQLTRQGVFEGRNHKEGVHDTGHGCGKPLVLRKGGHGNSLESNGTGPSSLEEAAGEAAGDGTLRGLVSGLVSSVGSMLLKDPESHSPDGTVMELYDDEASLEEQRPPWNVQHENYDKGELCGDRWNYEHESVECLEYQKRNEYDHFVPPLGRNGQTSGYNSEETYRSRLDEYSDGNGGYCYGYDGRPVRDEHDSVPQCNGTGEGYGGARGDGYVSREEYGADHYSSKSDDYMKRLYGY from the exons ATGTCTGATACTGTCCAAAAACTatgtcttcttctgtcgCTTATTCTCGCATTCTCGGCGCAAGCCCACGCTTTTGGGGCGGGTAATATTGCATCAATATCCCGCATTGAGGGCCAGAATTGGCGTCATGGTGACATCGAAGACGCATTGTTGACACTGTTTCTGGCTCGCGTGGCCGGCGGCCGTAAATTCAACAAACTCGACGTGCAGCGTGTCTATTTCGGGAACTGGCTTCGCGACTACAGCCTGGCTGTTGATGTCGGCACTTTGAAATATGTAGGCGCCGAAGCCATCCGCATCCTAATTTGGGTGCTCGGATTTTTGAGTTTTGGGCAAGCTACTGAATTCCCTCACTATGCCAGCGGCG ACCGTTTAGGATGCTATGAGCCTACAGAGCATATAGACAACCCTCTTGGTTATGCTGAAGGGAGGATGCTCGGGATTATGATCATCGACTCAGGGGTCCA GTATGTTGGACCACTCTCCACGCTACTCTACTATGTAACATGTGGCATAATGA CGACAGAGGGTGTTGGTATTGCTACATCTGCAGGCCTTGCACGGCGTGTTTTCTGTCGTTCGATTCAGCTAGGCCGCCAATATGCGAAATCGTGGAATGATGAAGACTTGCATGAAgcttttcgtcttcttgGAACCGGTTTGCATTGCCTGGAGGACTATGCAGCACATTCCAATTATACAGAGCTGAGTCTTATTGAGATGGGTGAATCAGAAATTTCCCCCCATGTCGGTCGTAATACGATAGTTGAGCTCCATGGTGCGCAGAATGACGTCTACCCCGTGGTTACCGGCACTTTCGGCGGGGTGGACTTTTTCCACTCCGTACTGGGAGAGCTTTCTGATAAGGTCACACAGTCTGAAGTCCAATCCTTGGAAGGTGTCATAACTGATTCACAGAGTGGTTCTCCTTCTGAGAGCTTCGTACAGGATCTTCTCAGCATGATCCCTGCTGGATTAGTAGACGACAGTGAAGCGCAGGCAAATAAAATGGAAGAATTCAAGACACAGTCAGAGAACGCTAAGCAATATAGCCAAGATGTATCGCTGCGTGAGCTAGAAGAATGGACCTGCTACCTGGAAGGGTTGCATCAGAAAATTTACCCCGTGTTGGAGTGGCATGATGAGATTATCAAGTCGATTAATTCTGCCATCGAGAAAATACCTGTTCTACCAGAATTGGTGGAGCAAATTCAAGATCATATAACGgtctttgttttctctgTTTTGGCACCTTACGTGCTCCCTATTATCAAGCAAGTAAAGGTGGAGCTTCAAACTGGCTCCTCCGAGGTTATTCAAAGTAGCAGAGAGCAACAGCATATTGTTTTTGAGAATGATGAATCATCGAACCCTACTCATTCTATGTTATCTAAGGATCATTTTTCAAACGTTCTAAACGAACCAGCAGGTCGGGTAGCTTCCGAGGTTATCAAGTGGACTGTGCCACAGCTGATGGAGTGCTGGGATAATGAAGACATTGATATAACAAGGACCCTGGACAGGATAATCGTGGGGGTGTTCCACCATCCTGCCCTTCGtgaatatggagaagatggcgcAGCTGATGTACGCCAGATCATGTTTCATACAGTCGAGGAATGGTGGCATGGCAAGACCGAGGAAGAGCAGGAGCACCTGCGCGAACAGCTCACCCGCCAAGGCGTATTTGAAGGTAGAAACCATAAGGAAGGTGTGCACGACACCGGCCATGGCTGCGGCAAGCCACTTGTGTTACGCAAAGGCGGCCATGGCAACTCCCTTGAATCTAACGGAACTGGTCCTAGTAGCTTGGAGGAAGCTGCTGGCGAGGCTGCTGGTGACGGAACACTCAGGGGCCTGGTCAGCGGCCTTGTAAGTAGTGTTGGGTCTATGCTACTGAAAGATCCCGAGTCACACTCTCCAGATGGTACAGTCATG GAACTATATGACGACGAAGCATCACTTGAAGAACAGCGGCCCCCCTGGAACGTTCAACACGAAAATTACGATAAAGGAGAGCTGTGTGGAGACCGTTGGAACTATGAACACGAATCAGTGGAGTGCCTAGAATATCAGAAACGAAACGAGTATGATCATTTCGTGCCCCCGTTGGGTCGTAACGGCCAGACTTCTGGGTATAACTCTGAGGAGACCTACAGATCCAGACTTGATGAGTATAGCGATGGCAATGGGGGATATTGCTATGGTTACGACGGCCGCCCTGTACGCGATGAGCATG ATTCTGTGCCTCAGTGCAATGGCACTGGAGAAGGCTACGGTGGAGCCAGAGGCGATGGGTATGTGTCCCGTGAGGAGTATGGTGCAGACCACTACAGCAGCAAAAGCGATGACTACATGAAACGACTGTACGGATATTGA
- a CDS encoding WD domain protein, with protein sequence MSGSDGSNPSMRLSKRSRASDAAQDKLIRTERERVKRRRTSRDKDEIKQSLRPPMSNPPKAKNDNHQAVRVANSSSLHSIDQNEIALLEPWSLSTPVAGQYTNIDPILTRDEGYLFVGLEAAVHVYSVATSRLFRTLQLKPNQSIIGYSLSSASQEYLYIVTSAGSVSKWDWLAGKQVSHWTIGRKIISASPSYYANKGKEDLALLILRDHKAGKREIVVAHLDEKNLHETVILETSARLDHIKCISDGQAVIAYSGQRVLIGYQSPGQNDPELMQYTWKEVALPVNISCVDIRCSTASSRVEGQSVNSKKGPTSIDLALGSSDGSILIYHDILNLVGKEEHRRGEKTMTPRRLHWHRDLVNVVRWSIDGNYVISGGHESVMVLWQLDTGRKQFLPHLSSPICNIVVSSTGNSYAIKLADNSIIVLSARELQPFATITGLQSYSQINKPRVGVYLRPTPAAAILHPQYCDRLLIAVPASRQVTHEGHRPANSCVLQTYDIHSNNHISRQALARSNATTLKISPDGSQIAAPNVTHLGVSPDGKWMSTVDIWSPNPHDIEALDCNGTGMRSIAAGYQEIFLKFWKWSKSSDLWELVTRIDGPHFSMKGPVPVLDLASRPVSHEFATIGSNAVLRLWCPSSRQRSGLKMGHGEEQLETWKCRNTVDLKGYISGENFDSVSMASLAFSQDGSVLAVCLQSVHPGSPGIALLVDVQSCTVRYSRAGLYPGDPCVARFLGCHLVIASTQSVSVWDTVNDIVRTPDNLEVDYSHNDKAYRLLAVDPNTQTFAVTVQHLQSPTAPKKGRKHFVQVYDMQSLSLLGQLPLGRSPYALLPDSRSGDYIVLDVAADVQRLGCSKKTSQALPSQDLVDKVNSGLVGLLGNSVYGSRYRHPSQTLMDSLEAPPPQSKELAGIFNGSPFVLPSASVLFQDVVQALSG encoded by the exons ATGTCGGGTTCTGACGGTTCTAACCCTTCGATGCGTCTCTCCAAAAGATCCCGAGCCAGCGATGCTGCGCAAGACAAATTGATTCGCACCGAGAGAGAGCGAGTCAAGCGACGTCGCACTTCCCGAGACAAGGATGAAATCAAGCAAAGCTTGCGGCCACCAATGTCCAATCCCCCAAAAGCTAAGAATGACAACCATCAGGCAGTACGTGTCGCAAATAGCTCGTCATTGCATAGCATCGACCAGAACGAGATTGCACTCCTTGAACCTTGGTCTTTATCTACGCCAGTTGCGGGACAGTATACCAACATAGACCCAATACTTACCCGCGATGAGGG GTACCTTTTTGTCGGGCTTGAGGCAGCCGTTCATGTTTATTCTGTCGCAACCTCTCGTCTCTTTCGGACACTACAGTTGAAGCCAAATCAGAGCATCATCGGATACAGTCTTTCCTCAGCCAGTCAGGAGTATCTTTACATAGTTACCTCGGCTGGTTCTGTTAGCAAGTGGGATTGGCTAGCTGGCAAACAAGTCTCACATTGGACCATTGGCCGCAAAATTATCTCAGCTAGCCCGTCCTATTATGCTAATAAAGGTAAAGAAGATCTTGCATTGCTGATTCTGCGAGATCACAAAGCTGGGAAAAGGGAGATCGTTGTCGCTCACCTAGATGAGAAGAACCTCCACGAAACTGTCATCCTCGAAACAAGCGCTCGGCTTGACCATATAAAGTGCATCTCTGATGGCCAAGCTGTCATTGCATACAGCGGCCAGCGTGTACTCATTGGATACCAAAGTCCAGGCCAAAATGATCCGGAACTTATGCAATATACCTGGAAAGAGGTAGCTTTGCCTGTCAACATTAGTTGTGTCGATATTCGGTGTTCTACGGCATCGTCTCGGGTTGAAGGACAAAGTGTGAATAGCAAGAAGGGTCCAACCAGCATTGACTTGGCCTTAGGCAGTTCGGATGGGTCTATCTTGATATATCACGACATTCTAAACCTTGTTGGTAAAGAAGAGCACCGCAGAGGCGAGAAGACCATGACTCCTAGACGGCTGCATTGGCACAGGGACCTTGTTAATGTAGTACGCTGGTCAATTGATG GTAATTATGTTATATCTGGAGGTCACGAATCTGTTATGGTGTTATGGCAATTGGATACAGGTCGGAAGCAATTTCTTCCACACCTTTCTTCCCCAATCTGCAACATAGTGGTCTCCTCAACTGGCAACTCGTATGCCATCAAGCTAGCTGATAACTCTATCATAGTTTTGTCGGCGAGAGAGCTACAACCTTTCGCTACTATAACTGGTCTGCAGTCGTACTCACAGATAAACAAACCTAGGGTAGGGGTATACCTACGACCCACACCAGCTGCAGCCATACTTCACCCACAATATTGTGATCGGCTCTTGATAGCCGTGCCAGCCTCACGTCAAGTCACCCATGAAGGTCACCGCCCGGCAAATTCCTGTGTCCTCCAGACATACGATATCCATTCCAATAATCATATATCTCGTCAGGCTCTCGCGCGCAGTAATGCGACAACTTTGAAAATCAGTCCGGATGGTTCACAGATTGCAGCACCAAATGTCACTCACCTAGGTGTCTCTCCTGATGGGAAGTGGATGTCTACAGTTGATATATGGAGCCCCAACCCCCATGATATTGAGGCTCTTGATTGCAATGGGACTGGTATGCGCAGCATTGCCGCAGGCTATCAAGAGATATTTCTGAAGTTCTGGAAATGGAGCAAGTCGTCTGACTTGTGGGAACTGGTGACGCGTATTGACGGGCCCCATTTTTCAATGAAGGGCCCGGTTCCGGTCTTAGATCTTGCATCTCGGCCAGTTAGCCATGAATTTGCAACAATTGGAAGCAACGCGGTTTTACGCTTGTGGTGCCCAAGCAGTAGACAGCGCAGTGGATTGAAGATGGGGCATGGTGAAGAGCAGCTCGAGACTTGGAAATGTCGGAATACTGTCGATTTGAAAGGTTACATCAGCGGCGAAAACTTTGACAGTGTGAGCATGGCTTCCCTAGCATTTTCGCAAGATGGTTCTGTGCTTGCTGTATGCCTACAATCAGTGCACCCTGGGAGTCCTGGGATTGCCCTTCTTGTTGATGTCCAAAGTTGTACTGTCCGTTACAGTAGAGCTGGGTTGTATCCAGGGGATCCATGTGTGGCAAGGTTCCTAGGGTGCCACCTTGTTATCGCCTCAACACAGTCTGTATCTGTTTGGGATACAGTTAATGATATAGTAAGGACACCGGACAACTTGGAAGTGGATTACTCCCATAATGATAAGGCATACCGGCTTTTAGCAGTGGATCCAAATACACAAACTTTCGCTGTCACTGTACAGCATCTACAAAGTCCTACTGCGCCCAAAAAAGGACGCAAGCACTTTGTTCAGGTGTATGATATGCAGTCATTATCCTTGCTTGGCCAGCTGCCTCTAGGGAGAAGCCCCTATGCCTTGCTGCCTGATTCACGATCAGGTGATTATATTGTGCTGGATGTGGCAGCAGATGTGCAAAGACTTGGTTGCAGCAAGAAGACGTCTCAGGCCCTCCCGTCCCAAGACTTGGTGGATAAGGTCAATTCTGGACTGGTAGGGTTACTTGGAAACAGTGTGTATGGTAGCAGATACCGGCATCCTTCACAAACACTTATGGACAGCTTGGAAGCACCACCTCCACAAAGCAAAGAACTGGCTGGGATCTTTAATGGTTCTCCATTTGTTTTACCTTCTGCTAGTGTTTTGTTCCAGGATGTTGTGCAAGCTCTCTCTGGTTAG
- a CDS encoding DNA-directed RNA polymerases I, II, and III subunit RPABC5, with protein sequence MIIPVRCFSCGKVVGDLWERYLQLLDEGVADGDAMDQLGCKRYCCRRMIMTHVDLIEKLLRYNPTERDRAKSQM encoded by the exons ATGATTATTCCTGTCCGGTGTTTTTCATGTGGCAAG GTGGTTGGGGATCTTTGGGAACGTTATCTACAATTACTGGACGAGGGTGTTGCGGATGG TGATGCTATGGATCAACTTGGTTGCAAGCGGTATTGCTGCCGTAGAATGATCATGACCCATGTGGATTTGATTGAGAAACTTCTTCG GTATAACCCAACAGAAAGAGATCGTGCAAAATCTCAAATGTAA